A part of Caldisericia bacterium genomic DNA contains:
- a CDS encoding M48 family metallopeptidase, which produces MDFSSIKIIKSKRKSFCIEILDTKEIVLRVPLKTKGEEIINFLFKHKNWIERKLKIIKEREDNYKEKKFIDKEKFLFLGNFYELKLVEKQRSSLLFDNGFYLKISKKLKAKELFMKFYKQRAKEIIYERVKFYADKYGFKYNKIKITSANKRWGSCGAKGNLNFSYRIIMAPLEIVDYIVVHELVHTKYRNHKKIFYEEVSKILPDYKNMENWLKENGYRLKI; this is translated from the coding sequence ATGGATTTTAGTAGTATTAAAATAATTAAAAGCAAAAGAAAGAGCTTTTGTATAGAAATTCTTGATACAAAAGAAATTGTTTTAAGAGTTCCATTAAAAACAAAAGGTGAGGAGATAATAAATTTTCTTTTTAAACATAAAAATTGGATTGAAAGGAAATTAAAAATAATTAAAGAAAGAGAAGATAATTATAAAGAGAAAAAATTTATAGATAAAGAAAAATTTCTTTTTTTAGGAAATTTTTATGAATTAAAACTTGTTGAAAAACAAAGAAGTTCACTTTTATTTGATAATGGATTTTATCTAAAAATATCAAAAAAGTTGAAGGCAAAAGAGCTTTTTATGAAATTTTATAAACAAAGGGCAAAAGAGATAATTTATGAAAGAGTAAAATTTTATGCAGATAAATATGGATTTAAATATAATAAAATAAAAATTACAAGTGCAAATAAAAGATGGGGTTCCTGTGGTGCAAAAGGAAATCTAAATTTCTCTTATAGAATTATTATGGCTCCATTAGAAATAGTTGATTATATTGTTGTTCATGAATTGGTACATACAAAATATAGAAACCATAAAAAAATTTTTTATGAAGAAGTTTCAAAAATCTTACCAGATTATAAAAACATGGAAAATTGGCTAAAAGAAAATGGTTATAGGTTAAAAATATAG
- the ppcA gene encoding phosphoenolpyruvate carboxylase: MSTQHPDNVNPPFFAENSEMGGEDEIKEAYYVFSHLGCDEQMWDSEGKEVDNFVVKKLLSKYENYFKEKILGKDVFITLRVPNPEIEKAESKILIETLESIPRSFDANKLFYNSEEPPIFEVILPMTSNSESLNRIYYYYKNFVVGKEKYCLYDGDIKVCEWIGEINPKEINVIPLFEDIEQMLNSHLILKEYLKDKKINYQRVFLARSDPALNYGLISAVLINKIALKKLFELSKELDIKIYPILGTGPSPFRGNLNPDRVKEVLNEYKGVYTFTIQSSFKYDHPPEKVRDAINEIKTSICSEPENIDEEKIFEVVKNYSNEYQKQLIELAPVINLISKYVPKRRKRKLHIGLFGYSREKFGVKLPRAIPFVCSMYSIGFPPEILGINSLTKDDIKFIRNFYKNFNLDLKDSLKFINFDSKYIPNKILRKLDELEIDFEFDKEHKEITDFIIDAIQKNKYEVISDLILKSALIRKFLG; the protein is encoded by the coding sequence ATGAGCACACAACATCCTGATAATGTTAATCCACCATTTTTTGCAGAAAATTCAGAAATGGGTGGAGAAGATGAGATAAAAGAGGCCTATTATGTTTTTTCACATCTTGGATGTGATGAACAAATGTGGGATTCAGAAGGAAAAGAAGTTGATAATTTTGTAGTTAAAAAACTTTTATCAAAATATGAAAACTATTTTAAAGAAAAGATTTTAGGAAAAGATGTTTTTATAACTTTAAGAGTTCCTAATCCAGAAATAGAAAAGGCTGAGTCAAAAATTTTGATAGAAACACTTGAAAGTATTCCAAGATCATTTGACGCAAATAAATTATTTTACAATTCTGAAGAACCTCCTATTTTTGAAGTTATTCTTCCTATGACTTCTAATTCAGAGAGTTTAAATAGAATTTATTATTATTATAAAAATTTTGTTGTTGGTAAGGAAAAATATTGTCTTTATGATGGTGATATAAAAGTTTGTGAATGGATAGGAGAAATAAATCCTAAGGAAATTAATGTAATTCCTCTATTTGAAGACATTGAACAAATGTTAAATTCTCATTTAATTCTTAAAGAATATTTAAAAGATAAAAAAATAAATTATCAAAGAGTATTTCTTGCAAGGTCTGATCCAGCTTTAAATTATGGATTAATTAGCGCTGTATTAATTAATAAAATAGCTTTAAAAAAGTTATTTGAATTATCTAAAGAACTTGATATAAAGATTTATCCAATTTTAGGAACAGGACCTTCTCCATTCAGAGGAAACTTAAATCCTGATAGAGTAAAAGAGGTTTTAAATGAATACAAAGGAGTTTATACATTTACAATACAATCTTCTTTTAAATACGACCATCCACCAGAAAAAGTAAGAGATGCAATAAATGAGATTAAAACAAGTATTTGTTCTGAACCAGAAAATATAGATGAAGAGAAGATTTTTGAAGTTGTAAAAAATTATTCAAATGAATATCAAAAACAATTAATAGAGTTAGCACCAGTTATAAATTTAATATCTAAATATGTTCCAAAAAGAAGAAAAAGAAAACTACATATTGGACTGTTTGGATACTCAAGAGAAAAATTTGGTGTTAAACTTCCAAGGGCTATACCATTTGTTTGTTCTATGTATTCTATAGGCTTTCCTCCAGAAATATTGGGAATTAACTCATTAACTAAAGACGATATTAAATTTATAAGAAATTTTTATAAAAACTTTAATTTAGATTTAAAAGATTCATTAAAATTTATTAATTTTGATTCAAAATATATACCTAATAAAATATTAAGAAAGTTAGATGAACTAGAAATTGATTTTGAATTTGATAAAGAACACAAAGAAATAACTGATTTTATAATTGATGCAATTCAAAAAAATAAATATGAAGTAATTTCAGATTTAATTTTAAAATCAGCATTAATTAGAAAGTTTTTAGGTTAA
- a CDS encoding GGDEF domain-containing protein: MNWIICCLDENGKILKSFSNLNFNLESENVFNILNFHGKDYNNILENFNKDKFLSPTEVFIKIDQIEFLATISGVKIYDKIIIFIIENKINEFFNSYNYFLGDQTDIIRDYSKVIANLKFEQERLLKESAELSNEIARLNRELLKKTKELEFLSYHDHLTNAYNRKYLDEFGISDYKRAVRYDEDLSVVFIDIDNFKHINDKYGHNFGDEVLKNFVKIVKNLIRNDIDKLIRYGGDEFLLFLINTNKEQGENIIKRIEDILNKNNIYISYGIVNIKNFKELNLNEIITLAEELMYQMKNNKRL; this comes from the coding sequence ATGAATTGGATTATATGTTGTTTAGATGAAAATGGTAAAATATTAAAATCTTTTAGTAATTTAAATTTTAATTTAGAATCTGAAAATGTTTTTAATATACTTAACTTTCATGGAAAAGATTATAATAATATTTTAGAAAATTTTAATAAAGATAAATTTTTATCTCCTACAGAAGTATTTATAAAAATAGACCAAATTGAGTTTTTAGCCACTATATCAGGAGTTAAGATATACGATAAAATAATTATTTTTATTATAGAGAATAAAATCAATGAATTCTTCAATTCATATAATTATTTTCTTGGAGATCAAACAGATATAATTAGAGATTATTCAAAGGTCATTGCAAATCTAAAATTTGAGCAAGAGAGATTATTGAAAGAGAGTGCAGAATTATCAAATGAGATAGCAAGATTAAATAGAGAGTTATTAAAAAAGACAAAAGAATTAGAATTTTTATCATATCACGACCATTTAACAAATGCATATAATAGAAAGTACCTAGATGAGTTTGGAATATCAGATTACAAAAGAGCAGTAAGATATGATGAGGATTTAAGTGTTGTTTTTATTGATATAGATAATTTTAAACATATAAATGATAAGTATGGACACAATTTTGGAGATGAAGTTCTAAAAAATTTTGTAAAAATTGTAAAAAATTTAATAAGAAATGATATAGATAAGTTAATAAGATATGGTGGAGATGAGTTTTTGTTATTTTTAATAAATACAAATAAAGAACAAGGAGAAAATATTATAAAGAGAATTGAAGATATACTTAATAAAAATAATATTTATATTTCATACGGAATTGTTAATATAAAAAATTTTAAAGAATTAAATTTAAATGAAATAATAACTTTAGCAGAAGAATTAATGTATCAAATGAAAAATAATAAAAGACTTTAA
- a CDS encoding MGMT family protein — MTYKRKSWNEKLHENKKFPKIIYFEERFPCSKALKKLGAKQGDSVVLAPAIDVYEIMKKVPEGKLITLNRICEILANKYNTKYCCTLTTGIFVVVSANASIETQDYLPFWRTIKNDGSLNEKFLIGIDKQIELLKQEGHEIIKRGKKYFIKNFGIKINMINMI; from the coding sequence ATGACATATAAAAGAAAATCATGGAATGAAAAATTACATGAAAATAAAAAATTTCCAAAGATAATTTATTTTGAAGAGAGATTTCCATGTAGCAAAGCACTTAAAAAATTAGGTGCTAAACAAGGAGATTCTGTTGTTCTAGCGCCAGCAATTGATGTATATGAAATAATGAAAAAGGTTCCTGAAGGAAAATTAATTACTTTGAATAGAATATGTGAGATTCTTGCTAATAAATATAATACAAAATATTGTTGTACATTAACAACTGGTATATTTGTTGTTGTATCAGCAAATGCGTCAATTGAAACTCAAGATTATTTACCCTTTTGGAGAACTATAAAAAATGATGGAAGTTTAAATGAAAAATTTTTAATTGGCATTGATAAACAAATTGAACTTCTGAAACAAGAAGGACATGAAATAATTAAAAGGGGCAAAAAATATTTTATAAAGAATTTTGGAATCAAGATTAATATGATAAATATGATATAA
- a CDS encoding cobalamin-dependent protein (Presence of a B(12) (cobalamin)-binding domain implies dependence on cobalamin itself, in one of its several forms, or in some unusual lineages, dependence on a cobalamin-like analog.), whose protein sequence is MLFSLRIYEEFQKLKDLVLSETNEKLKTLLPENFKTQYLENVTKRDLNYNYDHLAVSVSYNDRTIFVRYLNWLKILFDNYNLNFKGVLTSYEILLDYIKKYFERDLALKTEEIYNTSLKEYNQIKEEEVKTKLEDYFTDFLNYSLNMEKDKAFELINSLLKKGINIKDIYLEIFQKTLYKIGELWQKNKITVAHEHYVTNLIQWIISRIYREFLTFDPYAPKIVVICSQNELHELGARMVADFLEFEGMDTIFIGSNTPIDAIIELIKNKDFKYFALSATLMLNLPNLQKLIELIKNIKEDSKIIVGGRGVLNYSIAKGIGADGFGSDASQAVDVIKSFLN, encoded by the coding sequence ATGTTATTTAGTTTAAGAATTTATGAAGAGTTTCAAAAATTGAAAGATTTAGTATTATCAGAAACTAATGAGAAACTTAAAACTCTATTACCAGAAAATTTCAAAACCCAATATTTAGAAAATGTAACAAAAAGAGATTTAAATTACAATTATGATCATCTTGCTGTGTCAGTCTCTTATAATGACAGAACCATTTTTGTAAGATATTTAAATTGGTTGAAAATTTTATTTGATAATTACAATCTTAATTTTAAAGGCGTTTTAACTAGTTATGAAATTTTGTTAGATTATATTAAAAAATATTTTGAAAGAGATTTAGCATTAAAAACAGAAGAAATTTATAATACTTCTTTAAAAGAATATAATCAAATAAAAGAGGAGGAAGTAAAAACAAAACTTGAAGATTATTTTACCGATTTTCTAAATTATTCATTAAATATGGAAAAAGATAAAGCGTTTGAATTAATTAACAGTTTATTAAAAAAAGGAATAAATATTAAAGATATATATTTAGAGATATTTCAAAAAACCCTCTATAAAATAGGCGAACTATGGCAAAAAAATAAAATAACAGTTGCTCATGAACATTATGTAACAAATCTAATTCAATGGATAATATCAAGAATTTACAGAGAATTTTTAACCTTTGATCCCTATGCTCCTAAAATTGTTGTTATATGTAGTCAAAATGAACTTCACGAACTTGGAGCAAGAATGGTTGCTGATTTTTTAGAATTTGAAGGAATGGATACGATTTTTATAGGTTCAAATACACCTATAGATGCAATAATAGAGTTAATTAAAAATAAAGATTTTAAATATTTTGCACTATCGGCTACTTTAATGTTGAATTTACCTAATTTACAAAAACTAATTGAATTAATAAAAAATATAAAAGAAGATTCAAAAATTATTGTTGGCGGAAGAGGTGTTTTAAATTATTCAATTGCTAAAGGGATTGGTGCTGATGGTTTTGGTTCAGATGCTTCACAAGCAGTTGATGTGATTAAAAGTTTTTTAAATTAA